The DNA window ACGGCGATATCGTCCAGCATCTGGTCGGACTGACCGACGGCGGCGCCGATTTCACCTTCGACTGCACCGGCAACACCACTGTGATGCGCCAGGCGCTGGAAGCCTGCCACCGCGGCTGGGGCGTCTCGGTGGTGATCGGGGTGGCGGAAGCCGGCAAGGAGATTGCGACCCGGCCGTTCCAGCTGGTCACCGGGCGGGTCTGGAAGGGCTCGGCGTTCGGCGGTGCGCGCGGCCGGACCGACGTGCCGAAAATCGTCGACTGGTACATGAACGGCAAGATCGAGATCGACCCGATGATCACCCATGTCCTCAAGCTCGAGGACATCAACAAGGGCTTCGATCTGATGCACGAGGGCAAGTCGATCCGTTCGGTCGTCGTGTTCTAAATCAAAACCATCACGCACAGGAACGATTGCCCCACACCTGTTACCATCCGCCCATCATGCCCCAGGCGTAGTGGATCGGAGCATTGGAGAGACCATGACGCTTGCAACGACCCGCGAAACCACCCCCGAGAAGTCATCACCTTCCATTCGGTCCGGTATCGGAAAGACCTGGACGACGGCGGAGGCGGCGGCGCTATACCGGATGCCGCTCAATGATCTCCTGTTCAAGGCGCAGACCATTCACCGCGCGAACTTCGATCCCAATCGCGTCCAGCTCAGCCGTCTCCTGAGCATCAAGACCGGCGGATGTCCGGAGGATTGCGCCTATTGCAGCCAGTCCGTGCACCATGAGTCCGGCCTCAGCGCCTCCAAGCTGATGGAAGTCGAGCGTGTGATCGCCGAAGCCAAGAAAGCGCGCGACGGCGGGGCGACCCGTTACTGCATGGGCGCGGCGTGGCGAAACCCGAAGCCGCGGGACATGGAAGCTGTCGTGGCGATGGTGAAGGGTGTCAAGGCGCTGGGCATGGAAACATGCATGACCCTCGGCATGCTCGACCGCGAACAGTCGGAGCAATTAAGTCACGCCGGCCTCGACTACTATAATCACAACATCGATACGTCGGAGCGCTATTACAGCGAGATCATCACCACGCGGCATTTCGCCGATCGCATCGAGACGCTTGCGAATGTGCGCGCCGCGGGCATGAAGGTCTGCTGCGGCGGTATTGTCGGCATGGGCGAACAGGAAAGCGACCGCGTCGAGATGCTGACCACGCTGGCCAACTTGCCTGAACATCCTGAAAGCGTACCGATCAATATGTTGATCCCGATCCCCGGCACGCCGCTGGCGAACGCTGCGCCGATCGACCCGATCGACTTCGTGCGCACCGTTGCGCTTGCCAGAATCATGATGCCGGAATCGGTCGTGCGCCTGTCCGCCGGACGCACCGCCATGACGGATGAGATGCAGGCTCTGTGTTTCTTCGCCGGTGCCAACTCGATCTTCGTTGGCGATACCTTGCTGACGGCAGGCAATCCGGAAAACGACAAGGATATGGCGCTGTTTCA is part of the Bradyrhizobium canariense genome and encodes:
- the bioB gene encoding biotin synthase BioB, with protein sequence MTLATTRETTPEKSSPSIRSGIGKTWTTAEAAALYRMPLNDLLFKAQTIHRANFDPNRVQLSRLLSIKTGGCPEDCAYCSQSVHHESGLSASKLMEVERVIAEAKKARDGGATRYCMGAAWRNPKPRDMEAVVAMVKGVKALGMETCMTLGMLDREQSEQLSHAGLDYYNHNIDTSERYYSEIITTRHFADRIETLANVRAAGMKVCCGGIVGMGEQESDRVEMLTTLANLPEHPESVPINMLIPIPGTPLANAAPIDPIDFVRTVALARIMMPESVVRLSAGRTAMTDEMQALCFFAGANSIFVGDTLLTAGNPENDKDMALFQRLGLQPMELDGAS